Proteins from one Flavobacterium sp. N2038 genomic window:
- a CDS encoding DUF6705 family protein, with amino-acid sequence MKQYITLLCFFTVLTICRAQLPIYDLEDLDNIIKEIPNSYRKDTKKQLEAYEGTYVYTNGTTVWKIVLQKKKESYNRIYFEDLLIGEYQYIENGVEKVNTLNKLNTYYEDQRDHSINSNHILTGKEMGCSDCSLNEKRLKGGLIDPNYDSTFADIQIRRVTVNGKAAIALSLYWMGPVARKEGEVLKQPFIAPGTYTLIKQ; translated from the coding sequence ATGAAACAATATATCACCCTATTATGCTTTTTTACTGTGCTTACAATTTGCAGAGCACAATTGCCAATATACGATTTAGAAGATCTTGATAATATTATAAAAGAGATTCCTAATTCTTATCGTAAAGACACCAAAAAACAACTCGAAGCCTATGAGGGCACTTATGTGTACACCAACGGAACTACAGTATGGAAAATTGTACTGCAAAAAAAGAAAGAATCCTATAATCGCATCTATTTTGAAGACCTGTTAATTGGCGAATACCAGTATATAGAAAATGGTGTAGAAAAGGTCAATACACTAAACAAATTGAATACGTACTATGAAGATCAAAGGGATCATAGTATCAATTCAAATCACATTCTTACCGGAAAAGAAATGGGCTGTTCAGATTGTTCCCTGAATGAGAAAAGACTAAAAGGAGGATTAATAGATCCGAATTATGATAGCACTTTTGCCGATATACAAATTAGGAGAGTGACTGTAAACGGCAAAGCTGCTATCGCTCTAAGTTTATACTGGATGGGTCCTGTTGCCCGTAAAGAGGGAGAAGTTCTAAAACAACCTTTTATTGCTCCTGGCACTTATACCCTAATTAAGCAATAA
- a CDS encoding DUF6705 family protein codes for MPIFDIEDLTNVLKEIPNSYHKDTKKQLEAYEGTYVYTNGTTVLKIVLQKKKESYNRIYFEDLLIGEYQYIENGVEIVNTLNKLNTYYEDQSDHSISSNHILTGKEMGCSDCSLNEKRLKGGLKDYNSHSAADIQLRRVTVNGKAAIALSLYWIGPVARKEGEVLKQPFIAPGTYTLIKQ; via the coding sequence ATGCCAATATTCGACATAGAAGACCTTACTAACGTTTTAAAAGAAATACCTAATTCTTATCATAAAGACACCAAAAAACAACTCGAAGCCTATGAGGGCACCTATGTATACACCAATGGAACTACAGTGTTGAAAATTGTACTGCAAAAAAAGAAAGAATCCTATAATCGCATCTATTTTGAAGACCTGTTAATTGGCGAATACCAGTATATAGAAAATGGCGTAGAAATAGTCAATACATTAAATAAATTGAATACATACTATGAAGATCAAAGCGATCATAGTATCTCTTCAAATCACATTCTTACCGGAAAAGAGATGGGCTGTTCCGATTGTTCCTTAAATGAAAAAAGATTAAAAGGAGGATTAAAAGATTATAATTCGCATAGCGCAGCCGATATACAACTCAGGAGAGTGACTGTAAATGGAAAAGCCGCTATTGCCCTAAGTTTATACTGGATAGGTCCTGTTGCCCGTAAAGAAGGAGAAGTTCTAAAACAGCCTTTTATTGCTCCTGGCACTTATACCCTGATCAAACAATAA